From the Bradyrhizobium ontarionense genome, the window CATGGTGACGGCGAACGGTCGAGAGCCAGTCGGACAGGCCGTTCTCAGCAATGCAATCGGCAATGTGCCTGCCTGCCCGTCGGGTCTCATCGACGTCGATCTCAGCTCCGCCCAACACCGCTGCGAACATCGAGGCGATGCAGGCCGCGCCTGCAAAGGCGGCCTGTCGATCGTCCGCCGCGATGCTCTTTGCCGGCGGGCCTGGTCGCGCATCGAGCAGCTTTCCAAGCAACTGATTGCGGCTCGGCGTGTTCGACAAGACACTCGTGGCGCCCAGCGCATAGGCCTGTACCGTCGACAGGCGCGATTTGTGGTTGGTCAGGAAGATGCGGCGAGGAATGCGCGCGAGGCGGTCGGAGATGTCCTTCAGCGCCGTGATGTTGTCGACGTCACGCAGGTCTGCAGCCACGATGATAGCGTCGATGTCGCGGCCTCGAATGCCGGCATCACCGATCAGTTCAGATGTGAGCGAGCAGCGCTCAGCCAGCATGCCGCGAAGCAAGGCAAGCCTGGCCGTATCGTCGCCGACGAGGTGAACGTTCATGGAGAACCAGGTCCAGTGGTCATTCCGCGTCTTAATCGGACTGGATGTTCCCCAAGAATTGTTAAATTTGAGCCATTCGTTCGGTCTTCGGTGGCTGGTTTGCGTTAGCTAAGAACTAACACTTGTCACTGATGCGGTAGCAGGTTCCTGCGCAGCACGGCGGATGCCTAGCCCCGGTCGGCTTCCCCGATCGATGTCGCCTTAGGGTTGAATCACTTCGTCGGAAGAACGGCCTGGTAGTTTTCGGAAATGCAATCGTCGCCTGCGACCGCGCGCCGGCGGTCGATAATCTCACCCTGCTTGATCGTCAGCCGATAGGTCTGACGCCGGAGCGGGGCGCCACTCACCGCAGTGATCTGGGCGCGGACGCAGGCGGTCCATGCATCGCCCTGATCGGCGCGCCGCACGGCCGAGGTCTCCAGGTCGCGCGGCTGCGTGGTCGCGACGAAGATCATGTCGAGGTTCTTGCGGACGAGCATCGGAACATCAGGCGGCGCTTCGGGCTGCGGCGGAGCCGGCTCGTTGGCGCGCATGAATGCCGGCAGACGGGAATGGCTGTCTGCCGCGCAGCCTGCGACGAGCAGGGTCGTGAGTAGTCCAAATCGTGACGCCATCAGCCGCATTTTGGACCAGGCTCGCATGCGGCGTGCACGCTAGTTCGCGATCGCGGCAAGGCTGCGGGCATCTTGTGCAGCAACGATGTCCGGCCGCGGTCGAATCGTTGGGTCCTGCGTCGGTGATGCGGCGCCCGGAGTGCGGCATTTGCTTTCGGCAATGAACCCAGCCGCAAAACGGTTCGACCAATCGGCACGTGATGTGCAGATTGGAGATTGCCATGTTCCGCCACGCTTTCAGGGCCGCATTGCTTGCGGGCGGCCTGCTTGCCGGTCTGACGCCAGCCTTGGCCGAGAGCAGCAGACTGGCGCTTGTGATCGGGCAGTCAGCCTACCGGTCGGTGACACCGCTGCCGAACCCGGCGAACGACGCCCATGCGATGGCGAAGATGCTGGGAGAGGCCGGCTTCGATGTGACGACGGCTGCCGATCTGTCACAGAGGGATCTGAACCGCGAAGTCGGCGATTTCGCCGCCAAGATCGCGAGCAAGGGGCCCGATACGGTGGCGCTGGTGTTCTATGCCGGCCACGGGCTGCAGATCGACGGTGAGAATTATCTGATTCCCGTCGACGTCGATCCGCGCCGCGAGGCCGACATTCCGCTGCAGGCCGTGCGTCTCAATGATCTTCTCAATACGCTCAACTCGGTGCCGAGCCGGATGCGCATTTTGCTGCTCGATGCCTGCCGCAACAACCCGTTCCCCACCATCAACCAAAGCGCCGGCCGCGGTCTGGCCCTGCTCGACACCAAGAGCGGAGCGCCGGGCACGTTCCTGTCCTATTCCACGTCGCCCGGGGCCGAAGCCGAGGACGGCAACGGCGCAAACAGCCCGTATACCAACGCGCTGCTGCAGGCCGCGCGCGAACCGGGCCTGCCGATCGAGGAGGCCTTCAAGCGGGTGCGCGTCGCCGTCAACAAGGCGACCGAAGGCCGGCAGACGCCGTGGGACTCATCCTCGCTGACCGAGGATTTCCGTTTCATCGGCGCGACCGACGCCAGTTCGGCCAATGCCGGGCCGCGGCCGGCGGTGGCCAAGCGCAGTGTCGATGAATGGAAGCGCAGCCTGCAGGGCAAGCCGATCGAGGCGGCGAACGAGATCATCGTCGGTGACGGCAGCGTCGAGGCCTATGAGGCCTTCGTCACGCTCTACACGGCTCC encodes:
- a CDS encoding HD-GYP domain-containing protein, translated to MNVHLVGDDTARLALLRGMLAERCSLTSELIGDAGIRGRDIDAIIVAADLRDVDNITALKDISDRLARIPRRIFLTNHKSRLSTVQAYALGATSVLSNTPSRNQLLGKLLDARPGPPAKSIAADDRQAAFAGAACIASMFAAVLGGAEIDVDETRRAGRHIADCIAENGLSDWLSTVRRHHEGTYQHCLLVTGITIDFGLSLGVHSSDLERLYMAAMFHDIGKAKIPLTILDKPGRLDVKERALVETHPAAGYDALKDNAAITAEVLNAVRHHHEFLDGSGYPDGLMANNIPDLTRILTISDIFSALIEYRSYKPVMAREKAYEILQGMEGKLEKPLIGAFRDVALIR
- a CDS encoding caspase family protein; this encodes MFRHAFRAALLAGGLLAGLTPALAESSRLALVIGQSAYRSVTPLPNPANDAHAMAKMLGEAGFDVTTAADLSQRDLNREVGDFAAKIASKGPDTVALVFYAGHGLQIDGENYLIPVDVDPRREADIPLQAVRLNDLLNTLNSVPSRMRILLLDACRNNPFPTINQSAGRGLALLDTKSGAPGTFLSYSTSPGAEAEDGNGANSPYTNALLQAAREPGLPIEEAFKRVRVAVNKATEGRQTPWDSSSLTEDFRFIGATDASSANAGPRPAVAKRSVDEWKRSLQGKPIEAANEIIVGDGSVEAYEAFVTLYTAPPYGPQARQWLDLHNRMAAWNEAVLINTVAAYQGFLDRYPDSDLTPTARKLIERLRNRPAVSPVVASANAAIPAVNAAASAGPSIAPTNAALGPTCPCSQTPPVRKSETPKRVEEKPVRKRDEDPPKRASRGPRVRDPDDDVVVYAPPPREYYGPPVRVVPPVNLGIGIGGGYGGGYGRGPANYPTRRGY